A single genomic interval of Pyrobaculum arsenaticum DSM 13514 harbors:
- a CDS encoding 4Fe-4S ferredoxin → MVEFVIRSDAYTDDERLAIGIGLSAIFRQVLVEARPSKEALRAIGDAVWGALLITPCPEELPCFNDVEKATDYSEIYSTPVGYEGPIPKTKERRAPTFNKHYMKPWRWARGGERLEVGHWLLPLMACLYTKLKLLDAVPVVVSDVRIQPSSNSSPDYMVAPTWHLPTEVAEVVDIHLPPLKASAIALGILIGNYNAGPVIAIVKQHDAIVKELVERGGYAVVLECPGDPCDIFRERVVGYTPHKHRYVVEPSLCDKCGDCLKSACPAIVPTPQGVPKILDTCTGCGACAVLCTRKAIQYD, encoded by the coding sequence GTGGTGGAGTTCGTCATAAGAAGCGATGCGTATACAGACGACGAGAGGCTAGCCATAGGCATCGGACTCTCCGCAATATTTAGACAAGTCCTCGTCGAGGCGAGGCCCAGCAAGGAGGCGCTGAGGGCTATAGGCGATGCGGTTTGGGGGGCGCTGTTGATAACCCCATGTCCAGAAGAGCTTCCCTGTTTTAACGACGTGGAGAAGGCAACAGATTACTCGGAAATATACTCAACCCCAGTCGGCTACGAGGGGCCTATCCCCAAAACCAAGGAGAGGAGGGCTCCCACTTTTAACAAGCACTACATGAAGCCCTGGCGCTGGGCCAGAGGGGGGGAGAGGCTGGAGGTGGGCCACTGGCTGTTGCCGCTTATGGCTTGTCTCTACACAAAGCTTAAGCTGTTAGACGCCGTGCCGGTAGTTGTGTCAGATGTCAGAATACAGCCTAGTTCAAACAGCTCCCCAGACTACATGGTGGCGCCCACATGGCACCTGCCGACAGAGGTCGCGGAAGTGGTGGACATACATTTGCCCCCTCTAAAGGCCTCGGCCATCGCCCTGGGAATTTTAATCGGCAACTACAACGCAGGCCCCGTAATAGCAATTGTAAAACAACACGACGCCATTGTAAAAGAGCTCGTTGAAAGAGGCGGCTACGCGGTGGTGCTAGAATGCCCCGGAGATCCATGCGATATATTCCGCGAACGCGTAGTGGGCTACACGCCCCACAAGCACAGATACGTCGTAGAACCCTCGCTATGTGACAAATGCGGCGATTGTCTAAAATCGGCGTGCCCAGCCATCGTCCCAACACCACAGGGCGTGCCTAAAATACTGGACACGTGCACAGGCTGCGGCGCATGCGCCGTACTATGCACAAGGAAAGCCATCCAATACGACTAA
- a CDS encoding YkgJ family cysteine cluster protein, whose product MFTCPIGCPAECCKFEDPADMPVVLEDEIKTLTQEAERRGFKLEFTPIGEHNGVKLYRWVISGWCPFYKGRCTIHEKKPLACRMYPLVLNLKTGEIYLSDKCLWVKLNGPKPLDEFPAEKGALKKLIIKLKIR is encoded by the coding sequence GTGTTTACTTGCCCCATTGGTTGCCCTGCCGAGTGTTGTAAATTTGAAGACCCAGCCGACATGCCGGTGGTACTGGAGGACGAGATAAAAACTCTAACCCAAGAGGCTGAGAGGCGCGGCTTTAAACTCGAGTTCACCCCCATAGGTGAGCATAATGGGGTGAAGCTATACCGGTGGGTTATAAGTGGGTGGTGCCCCTTCTACAAGGGGCGTTGCACAATCCACGAGAAAAAACCCCTAGCCTGTAGGATGTACCCACTGGTGCTGAACCTAAAAACCGGCGAGATATACCTCTCGGACAAGTGTCTCTGGGTAAAGCTAAACGGCCCCAAGCCGCTTGACGAATTCCCCGCCGAGAAGGGGGCGCTCAAGAAGCTTATAATCAAGCTAAAAATCAGATGA
- a CDS encoding 50S ribosomal protein L14e, with translation MVKVIDIGRVVVKVLGREAGRKAVVVDVVDENYVLITGPKTLTGVKRRRVNINHIEPTDKKVEIKRGASDEEVIKAVEAAGLVEYMRERVKPKMLGLTKAEVK, from the coding sequence ATGGTTAAGGTTATAGACATTGGTAGGGTTGTAGTTAAGGTTTTGGGCAGAGAGGCGGGGAGGAAGGCGGTGGTGGTTGATGTGGTAGACGAAAACTACGTCCTCATAACTGGTCCAAAGACGCTTACTGGTGTGAAGAGGAGGAGAGTTAACATAAACCACATAGAGCCTACTGACAAAAAAGTGGAGATTAAGCGGGGTGCATCAGACGAGGAGGTTATAAAAGCGGTTGAAGCCGCTGGGCTGGTTGAGTACATGCGTGAGAGGGTTAAGCCCAAGATGCTAGGGCTTACAAAGGCGGAGGTTAAGTGA
- a CDS encoding RNA-guided pseudouridylation complex pseudouridine synthase subunit Cbf5 yields MRCSQREVFVKREEPTNPEWGKPPSQRTADEYIRHSFVILDKPRGPSSHEVAAWVKKILGVERAGHAGTLDPKVSGVLPIAVAEGTKVLMALSRSDKVYVAVAKFHGDVDEERLRAVLREFQGEIYQKPPLRSAVKRQLRTRRVFSLELLELEGRYAVIKMHVEAGTYARKIIHDIGEVLGVGANMRELRRVAVTCFTEDEAVTLQDVADAYYIWKKYGDDTYLRSVLLPIEEIARHLPKIWVRDSAVDAVCHGAPLAAPGISKFEVPFSKGDIVAMFTLKGELVGIGRALVDSEEVKKMERGAVVRTDRVVMRRGTYPAMWKKGQRAAKT; encoded by the coding sequence GTGAGGTGCAGTCAGAGAGAGGTTTTCGTCAAGAGGGAGGAGCCTACAAATCCTGAGTGGGGTAAGCCGCCCTCCCAGAGAACTGCTGACGAGTATATACGGCACTCATTTGTGATTTTAGACAAGCCTCGGGGGCCTAGTAGCCACGAGGTGGCGGCGTGGGTGAAGAAGATTCTGGGCGTGGAGCGGGCCGGCCACGCGGGGACGCTGGACCCGAAGGTGTCGGGGGTGTTGCCAATTGCAGTGGCTGAGGGGACTAAGGTGTTGATGGCCCTGTCTAGATCCGACAAGGTCTATGTGGCTGTGGCTAAGTTCCACGGAGATGTGGATGAGGAGAGGCTTAGGGCTGTGTTGCGGGAGTTTCAGGGAGAGATATACCAAAAGCCGCCGCTCCGCTCTGCGGTGAAAAGGCAGTTGCGGACGCGTCGGGTTTTCTCGCTTGAGCTTCTAGAGTTGGAGGGGCGGTATGCCGTTATTAAGATGCATGTTGAGGCTGGGACATACGCCCGCAAGATTATACACGACATCGGCGAGGTTCTCGGCGTAGGCGCCAATATGAGAGAGTTGAGGCGCGTGGCAGTCACCTGCTTTACTGAAGACGAGGCTGTTACTTTGCAAGACGTGGCCGACGCGTATTATATCTGGAAGAAATACGGCGACGACACGTATCTAAGGAGCGTCCTGTTGCCTATTGAGGAAATTGCCAGGCATTTGCCGAAGATTTGGGTAAGGGACAGCGCCGTAGACGCCGTGTGCCACGGCGCACCTCTAGCTGCGCCGGGCATATCGAAGTTCGAGGTGCCGTTTTCCAAGGGGGACATAGTCGCCATGTTTACTCTGAAAGGCGAGCTTGTAGGGATTGGTAGGGCTCTGGTAGACTCGGAGGAGGTGAAGAAAATGGAGAGGGGGGCCGTGGTTAGGACAGACAGGGTCGTCATGAGGCGGGGCACATATCCGGCTATGTGGAAGAAAGGCCAAAGAGCCGCAAAAACTTAA
- a CDS encoding DUF211 domain-containing protein, translating into MGDRPSIRRVVIDAAIPTKGITIVDVAKELYKVDGVKAVRISVDDVDVDVLGLMVVVEGVDINYEELVEVLEKAGGVVHSVDEVVVGEYIPEAREEV; encoded by the coding sequence GTGGGGGATCGTCCATCAATTCGCCGCGTGGTAATAGACGCGGCTATACCCACAAAGGGGATTACAATAGTCGATGTGGCGAAGGAGTTGTACAAAGTTGATGGCGTTAAGGCAGTCCGCATTTCGGTAGACGACGTGGACGTAGACGTGTTGGGGCTAATGGTCGTAGTTGAAGGCGTGGATATAAACTACGAGGAGTTGGTGGAGGTTTTGGAAAAGGCAGGTGGGGTGGTCCACTCGGTGGATGAGGTGGTTGTCGGGGAGTACATACCGGAGGCAAGAGAGGAAGTGTGA
- a CDS encoding Gfo/Idh/MocA family protein encodes MRVAVVGIGGWGKNHLRVAAQLRGDGLVDEVYAVDIDENRLKWAERVYKAVPVRGVDQAADLDVDAAIIATPTTLHVAHATVFLSRGIPTLVEKPFAANLQDAYQLLDVAGKTLVTTGYLLRFHQGVRYIRENLARLGRFLTAYGKRTSRWPIRPGDVGVIKDLAIHDIDLVTYITGKRASHVYAAGGATRGVYEDHVQIFAQYGESSAIYETNWLTPYKFRKLEITGEQGIFVVDFASDEVYFYGEDGVYRPRLEIVEPLLLQDREFLKAASGAGGEVVSREDIVYTMKFCEAATLSIKTRKVLHLDDL; translated from the coding sequence ATGAGAGTTGCTGTCGTGGGGATAGGGGGCTGGGGCAAAAACCACCTACGCGTAGCCGCACAGCTGAGGGGAGATGGACTTGTCGACGAGGTGTACGCGGTGGATATAGACGAGAATAGGCTAAAGTGGGCCGAGAGGGTCTACAAGGCTGTGCCTGTAAGGGGCGTTGACCAAGCCGCAGATCTCGACGTGGACGCGGCCATTATAGCCACCCCAACGACTCTACACGTAGCTCATGCCACGGTGTTTTTATCAAGAGGGATACCTACTTTAGTTGAGAAGCCTTTTGCGGCAAATCTCCAGGATGCGTACCAGCTACTAGACGTAGCAGGGAAGACCCTCGTAACGACGGGTTACCTTTTGAGGTTTCACCAAGGCGTTAGATATATCAGAGAAAACCTAGCCAGATTAGGCCGCTTCCTCACGGCGTATGGCAAGAGGACTTCTAGGTGGCCCATAAGGCCCGGTGACGTAGGCGTTATTAAAGACTTGGCAATACACGACATAGACCTAGTCACGTACATCACAGGCAAGAGGGCGTCCCACGTCTACGCCGCGGGCGGAGCCACAAGAGGGGTCTACGAAGACCACGTCCAGATCTTCGCGCAGTACGGCGAATCCTCGGCAATATACGAGACTAATTGGCTGACGCCCTATAAGTTTAGAAAACTAGAAATTACAGGCGAGCAGGGCATATTCGTGGTGGACTTCGCCTCAGACGAGGTGTACTTCTACGGAGAGGACGGGGTATACCGCCCAAGGCTCGAAATAGTAGAGCCGCTTCTGCTTCAGGACAGGGAGTTTTTAAAAGCCGCCTCCGGCGCCGGAGGCGAGGTGGTGAGCAGAGAAGATATAGTTTATACAATGAAGTTCTGCGAGGCGGCTACGCTTTCAATAAAGACCAGGAAGGTCCTCCACCTGGACGATCTGTAA
- a CDS encoding ATPase AAA → MRGEDLRLEDIERLDFGEDIKIALSRALAGANVYMVGPPGSGKTSMLRKMGVYMHRLGREPLYVKLEWVKYGWGVGDYVKHYGHKIKEILGTYPLAAGDVVLLDDAELLWSYASVYRNIVGEIRGRQIIAAFREIDVDTVNILFGDGFIIHLQDRRTPRPLAKAPLGLGFLGKTSEIVVL, encoded by the coding sequence ATGCGTGGAGAGGATCTCCGCCTCGAGGATATAGAGAGACTAGACTTCGGGGAAGATATCAAGATTGCCCTTTCTAGAGCGCTTGCCGGGGCAAATGTGTACATGGTGGGGCCACCTGGTAGCGGCAAGACGTCTATGCTAAGAAAGATGGGAGTTTACATGCACAGACTGGGTAGGGAGCCCCTCTATGTCAAGCTCGAGTGGGTAAAATACGGGTGGGGGGTGGGGGATTACGTAAAACACTATGGCCATAAAATTAAGGAGATCCTAGGCACATATCCGCTTGCCGCCGGCGATGTTGTCCTTCTTGACGACGCTGAGTTGTTGTGGAGCTACGCCTCCGTGTATAGAAACATTGTCGGGGAAATAAGAGGAAGGCAGATAATTGCGGCGTTTAGAGAAATAGACGTAGACACGGTCAACATACTCTTTGGAGACGGTTTCATAATTCACCTCCAGGACAGGAGGACGCCAAGGCCGTTGGCAAAAGCGCCTTTAGGTCTTGGATTCCTAGGCAAGACTTCAGAGATAGTAGTTCTTTAA
- a CDS encoding nicotinamide mononucleotide deamidase-related protein, protein MLKGFAWIISVGNELLIGRVVNTNAAWLAAKLTYLGYAVRRIVVVPDEENEIVEAFRDAMERSDVVISTGGLGPTPDDITNLAFCKALGVEAEVNEEALRMVREKYESRGYPMTPEREKMAKMPPGAVPLPNPVGTAPGILYQRGDKVVVLLPGVPREMEAIFENSVEPLLKSRGPPVYFSEKVVVVRGVPEADIAPILKEVMKIDPRLYVKSHPKGFEVGAPLLHIHIYASAGSEEEAQGLVKKVAERLVELLKSRPGAEVSTS, encoded by the coding sequence ATGCTGAAGGGCTTTGCCTGGATCATCTCTGTAGGCAACGAGCTTCTCATTGGCAGAGTAGTAAACACAAACGCCGCGTGGCTTGCGGCAAAGCTCACCTATCTCGGTTACGCTGTGAGGCGAATCGTAGTTGTGCCAGACGAAGAAAACGAAATTGTAGAGGCGTTTAGAGACGCCATGGAGAGATCCGACGTCGTGATCTCCACCGGCGGCCTAGGCCCCACCCCCGACGATATTACGAACCTGGCGTTCTGCAAAGCTCTGGGAGTGGAGGCCGAGGTGAACGAGGAAGCGCTGAGGATGGTTAGAGAGAAGTACGAGAGCCGGGGCTACCCCATGACCCCGGAGAGGGAAAAAATGGCCAAAATGCCGCCTGGCGCGGTGCCGTTGCCCAACCCCGTGGGCACCGCTCCGGGTATTCTCTACCAGCGCGGAGATAAAGTGGTAGTGCTTCTGCCCGGTGTGCCGAGGGAGATGGAGGCTATTTTTGAAAACTCAGTCGAGCCGCTTCTAAAATCGCGCGGCCCGCCGGTGTATTTCAGCGAAAAAGTCGTAGTGGTAAGAGGGGTGCCCGAGGCGGACATTGCGCCTATATTAAAAGAGGTGATGAAAATAGATCCCAGGCTCTACGTGAAGTCGCACCCGAAGGGGTTTGAGGTGGGCGCACCGTTGTTGCACATACATATATACGCAAGCGCTGGGAGTGAAGAGGAGGCCCAGGGCCTAGTTAAGAAGGTCGCCGAGAGGCTGGTGGAGTTGCTTAAATCTAGGCCTGGGGCCGAGGTATCTACAAGCTAA
- a CDS encoding DMT family transporter — translation MIWLLPVGILAISSAAILIRLTPADPLAITFWRLAFATIIVLLMSAWRGEEFPRGRFLAYSALSGVLLAVHFLSWIPSLFYTTVAASTTLVNIHPVLMLLFSQKIGERIGGATAVGVLVAVAGSILITLSPGGLLGNLLALVGALAFAGYLALGRVVRAHVSTLGYVAVAYGVAAAVSLAVAAALRANLANYDLYVFFMFLLIASIPMMLGHTVFNYLLGRYRAVTIAASTLGEPVGATLLAIPVLGEVPRGSILLNAPEVGYVEVPLQAVGIVVTIIGIAIVIREEIKRGA, via the coding sequence GTGATTTGGCTTTTGCCGGTGGGCATACTCGCCATTTCCAGCGCGGCGATTTTAATTAGGCTCACCCCCGCGGATCCTCTCGCCATTACGTTCTGGCGCCTCGCCTTCGCCACCATCATCGTCCTTCTAATGAGCGCTTGGAGGGGGGAGGAGTTTCCCAGAGGGCGTTTCCTGGCCTACTCCGCTTTGTCCGGCGTATTGCTCGCCGTACATTTCCTCAGCTGGATCCCCTCTCTCTTCTACACCACAGTAGCCGCCAGCACCACTCTGGTGAACATACACCCAGTTCTGATGCTCCTGTTTTCACAGAAGATAGGAGAGAGAATAGGCGGCGCCACTGCCGTGGGGGTTCTCGTGGCGGTGGCTGGTAGCATATTAATTACGCTGTCGCCCGGCGGTCTCCTGGGGAATCTACTCGCCTTAGTGGGGGCTTTAGCCTTCGCCGGCTATCTGGCGCTTGGCCGCGTTGTGAGGGCACACGTGAGCACGCTGGGTTATGTGGCAGTGGCCTACGGAGTGGCGGCGGCCGTCTCATTGGCAGTAGCGGCGGCGTTGAGGGCCAACCTGGCGAACTACGACTTGTACGTCTTCTTCATGTTTCTCCTAATCGCCTCTATCCCCATGATGCTTGGCCACACGGTTTTTAACTACCTCCTTGGCCGATACCGCGCTGTTACAATCGCAGCGAGCACTCTGGGCGAGCCTGTCGGAGCAACGCTTTTGGCAATACCTGTCTTGGGCGAGGTGCCGAGGGGATCAATACTCCTCAACGCGCCGGAAGTGGGCTATGTGGAGGTGCCGCTTCAAGCCGTAGGCATTGTGGTGACTATAATCGGCATTGCGATTGTTATACGAGAAGAAATTAAAAGAGGGGCGTAG
- a CDS encoding peroxiredoxin, which yields MKFPDVELTAHTGEQISPAKAPKTVVYFFPKAFTQGCTRETIRFNELYEKFAERGYEVFGVSTDSVETLKKFAEKYGVKFKLLSDKDGRLSSQLGILRPTGTAERVTYILNNSEVVHVLKGLKSADQHADKALELAK from the coding sequence ATGAAATTTCCAGATGTTGAGCTAACGGCGCACACTGGCGAGCAGATATCGCCGGCTAAGGCGCCAAAGACTGTGGTGTACTTCTTCCCCAAGGCCTTTACCCAGGGTTGCACCAGAGAGACAATCCGCTTCAACGAGCTGTATGAAAAATTCGCAGAAAGGGGCTACGAGGTATTCGGCGTGTCTACAGACAGCGTAGAGACTTTGAAGAAATTCGCCGAGAAGTACGGCGTGAAGTTCAAACTACTCAGCGACAAAGACGGAAGGCTCTCCTCACAGTTAGGCATATTAAGGCCGACTGGCACTGCCGAGAGAGTTACCTACATACTGAACAACAGCGAGGTTGTCCACGTATTGAAAGGGCTTAAGTCCGCGGACCAACACGCCGACAAAGCCCTGGAGCTGGCTAAATGA
- a CDS encoding oxidoreductase, with protein sequence MRKYEVKGPCPELGMVLARAAAELKEGEEALIVSTWKYVVNDLKNSAPLLNLEVIKINDLGDVVEVAVRKSGPTRHL encoded by the coding sequence ATGAGGAAGTACGAGGTCAAGGGGCCCTGCCCCGAGCTCGGGATGGTGCTGGCGAGGGCCGCCGCTGAGCTAAAAGAGGGCGAAGAGGCGCTTATAGTAAGCACGTGGAAATACGTAGTTAATGACTTGAAGAACTCTGCGCCGCTCCTGAACCTAGAGGTAATAAAGATTAATGACCTGGGAGATGTGGTGGAAGTGGCGGTTAGAAAGTCAGGACCAACTCGGCATCTCTAG
- a CDS encoding DsrE family protein has translation MPKVVIMLSDNDVARAYHALVVALSARALGYDVYLFATGLGSLIFSRRPKTRLIGLPFFASLYIKWKLRRLGAKSLEELAAECIKNGVKIYVDEPVAKMLGVKPKEGVEMAGSLTFLSLARDAELVLTF, from the coding sequence ATGCCTAAAGTCGTCATAATGCTTTCAGACAACGACGTGGCTAGGGCGTACCACGCGCTGGTGGTGGCGCTGTCAGCGAGGGCTCTGGGGTACGACGTTTACCTCTTCGCCACTGGCCTAGGCTCCTTGATTTTCAGCAGACGCCCCAAGACTAGGCTAATAGGCTTGCCTTTCTTCGCTTCTCTGTACATAAAGTGGAAGTTGCGCAGGCTCGGCGCCAAGAGCCTCGAGGAGTTGGCCGCCGAGTGTATAAAAAACGGAGTAAAGATCTATGTGGACGAGCCCGTGGCGAAAATGCTTGGCGTAAAGCCGAAGGAGGGGGTCGAAATGGCCGGGTCGCTCACCTTCCTCTCCCTCGCTAGAGATGCCGAGTTGGTCCTGACTTTCTAA
- a CDS encoding endonuclease III domain-containing protein, with translation MSEFVELVDRHVRLRLEEFIAPVVWREGGNLFETLVAVVLSQNTSDKNAFKAFQNLKKRLGSITPESLRGISLGELEELIKPAGMYRQRARYLKALADAFITLEITPEKLVKMGADAARKLLMSLPGVGRKTADVVLANLGLPAFPVDTHITRIAKRWGVGSRYEDISRWFMEQLPKERYLEFHLKLIQFGRDICRARNPRCEECPIGERCPSFKGRG, from the coding sequence ATGTCAGAGTTCGTAGAGCTCGTAGATAGGCACGTGAGGCTGAGGCTAGAGGAGTTCATAGCCCCAGTCGTGTGGAGAGAGGGCGGCAACCTTTTTGAGACGTTAGTCGCGGTTGTTCTGAGCCAAAACACGTCGGATAAAAACGCCTTTAAGGCATTTCAGAATTTAAAAAAGAGGCTAGGTAGCATAACCCCGGAGTCTCTTCGTGGCATATCCCTGGGGGAGCTTGAGGAGCTTATTAAACCCGCCGGTATGTATAGGCAGAGGGCGCGTTATCTGAAAGCCTTGGCCGATGCCTTTATTACGCTAGAGATTACCCCGGAGAAGCTGGTGAAGATGGGCGCTGACGCGGCCAGGAAGCTCTTGATGAGCTTGCCCGGTGTTGGGAGGAAGACCGCAGACGTCGTGTTGGCCAACCTAGGCCTACCTGCCTTCCCCGTAGACACCCATATTACGAGAATAGCCAAGAGGTGGGGCGTGGGGAGTAGGTACGAGGACATTAGCAGGTGGTTTATGGAACAGTTGCCAAAAGAACGTTACCTGGAGTTCCACTTGAAACTTATTCAATTCGGCAGAGATATTTGCAGAGCCAGAAATCCAAGATGTGAGGAGTGCCCAATAGGGGAGAGGTGCCCCTCTTTTAAAGGCCGAGGGTAG
- a CDS encoding carboxypeptidase M32 — protein sequence MIRSDTVKQILEHYRVIWALGHAQSVMGWDSETYMPEEGIKGRAAARAEIAQLIQRFMLDEKFVKLVEKAEEEKDLTDVERGIVRVLKRDLKFYQRVPPEIVKEFAKVTSEAFVVWRNAKEKAKFDIFAPHLEKIVELSRVIADKLGYEEHPYDALLDLYEEGLTSRDVEAVFSVLEPGIRKLLNKLESAGWPKKHPLEEVPYEKSKMEAAIVEVLELVGYPKTRFRIDVSPHPFTIGITTPFDVRITVRYRGVDFKESLFSALHEYGHALYELNIDESLAMTPVGSGVSLGIHESQSRFFENVVGRSREFVAKMSPILRKHLDLSKYTDEDLFYYFNTVRPSLIRTEADEVTYNLHILLRYRLERLMITGEVKVKELPELWNNEMDRLLGVRPKNDAEGVLQDIHWSHGSIGYFPTYTLGNVVAAMIYYKHGRVRELIAEGNIAAVKEYLREKVHKWGSVYPPKELLVRSFGETYNAEYLVKYLEEKYR from the coding sequence ATGATAAGGTCTGATACAGTAAAGCAGATTTTAGAACACTACCGCGTTATATGGGCGCTTGGCCACGCGCAGTCGGTTATGGGGTGGGACAGTGAGACTTACATGCCGGAGGAGGGGATCAAGGGGAGGGCCGCCGCAAGGGCCGAGATCGCCCAGTTAATCCAGCGTTTTATGCTTGACGAGAAGTTCGTCAAGCTGGTGGAGAAGGCCGAGGAGGAGAAGGACCTCACAGACGTGGAGAGAGGCATAGTGAGGGTTTTAAAAAGAGATCTCAAATTCTACCAGAGGGTGCCGCCTGAGATCGTGAAGGAGTTCGCCAAGGTGACTTCGGAGGCCTTTGTGGTGTGGAGAAACGCCAAGGAGAAGGCGAAGTTTGACATATTTGCCCCACATTTGGAAAAGATAGTGGAGCTCTCCAGGGTTATCGCAGATAAGCTCGGCTACGAGGAGCACCCATACGACGCACTGCTCGACCTATACGAAGAGGGGCTCACCTCTAGAGACGTAGAGGCGGTGTTTTCTGTGCTGGAGCCGGGGATTAGAAAACTTCTAAACAAGCTGGAATCGGCGGGCTGGCCTAAGAAACACCCGCTTGAGGAGGTCCCCTACGAGAAGTCGAAAATGGAGGCCGCGATAGTGGAGGTGTTGGAATTGGTGGGCTATCCTAAAACCCGGTTTAGGATCGACGTATCGCCTCACCCGTTTACCATAGGCATAACTACTCCGTTCGACGTGAGAATTACCGTGAGGTACAGGGGGGTTGATTTCAAAGAGTCCTTGTTCTCGGCGCTTCATGAATACGGCCATGCCCTATACGAGCTGAACATCGACGAGTCCCTCGCCATGACGCCCGTCGGTAGCGGCGTGTCGCTGGGCATACACGAGAGCCAGTCGAGATTTTTCGAAAACGTAGTGGGCAGGAGCAGGGAGTTCGTGGCCAAGATGTCGCCGATTCTGCGTAAACACCTAGATTTGTCCAAATACACAGACGAGGACTTGTTCTACTACTTCAACACGGTTAGGCCAAGCCTAATCAGAACAGAGGCCGACGAGGTTACCTACAATCTCCACATACTCCTGCGGTACAGGCTAGAGCGGTTGATGATTACCGGCGAGGTGAAGGTGAAGGAGCTCCCAGAGCTTTGGAATAACGAAATGGACCGGCTTCTCGGCGTAAGGCCTAAAAACGACGCGGAGGGGGTCCTCCAGGATATCCACTGGAGCCACGGCTCTATTGGATACTTCCCAACCTACACACTGGGCAACGTCGTCGCCGCAATGATTTACTATAAGCACGGGAGAGTGAGGGAGCTCATAGCCGAGGGCAACATAGCCGCTGTGAAGGAGTATCTCAGAGAAAAAGTACATAAATGGGGGAGCGTGTACCCGCCTAAGGAGCTACTGGTAAGAAGCTTCGGCGAGACCTACAACGCCGAATACTTGGTGAAATATCTCGAGGAGAAGTACCGCTAG
- a CDS encoding tRNA(His) guanylyltransferase Thg1 family protein, translated as MDSLRRLLAENPRVLEMRYREREVVCEPASPPFAVRLDGVGFGSRLRDFPHPRSRLVHNALVEVARTIAQTYGADFAHVVSDEINLFFHRLAPYGGRTFKIISVLAGHASAEATALLGRPLYFDGRVVKLRDLCDAATYFLFRARVGLNNYAVQIARGMGLLRERTPPIGEVVAKIKIDDYELAWGAFLEKERGYRKEVDVCNALSSLCNVC; from the coding sequence GTGGACTCCCTTAGGAGACTACTAGCAGAAAACCCCCGCGTGTTAGAAATGCGGTATAGAGAGAGGGAGGTCGTCTGCGAGCCGGCCTCGCCTCCGTTCGCCGTGCGGCTAGATGGCGTGGGTTTTGGCTCGAGGCTGAGAGATTTTCCCCACCCGCGGAGCCGGCTTGTCCACAACGCGTTGGTAGAAGTCGCCAGGACCATCGCCCAGACATACGGGGCTGACTTCGCCCACGTGGTCAGCGACGAGATAAACCTATTTTTTCACAGACTAGCGCCGTACGGAGGTAGGACTTTCAAAATCATCAGCGTCTTGGCCGGCCACGCCTCGGCTGAGGCCACAGCGTTGCTGGGCCGTCCCCTTTACTTCGATGGGAGGGTGGTGAAGCTCCGCGACTTGTGCGACGCGGCCACTTACTTCCTCTTCCGGGCCAGGGTCGGGTTAAATAACTACGCCGTCCAAATCGCGAGGGGCATGGGCCTACTACGCGAGCGAACGCCGCCTATTGGGGAGGTTGTTGCGAAGATTAAAATCGACGACTACGAACTTGCTTGGGGGGCTTTTCTCGAAAAAGAGAGGGGATACAGGAAAGAGGTGGATGTGTGCAACGCCCTCTCTTCTCTGTGCAACGTCTGCTAG
- a CDS encoding phosphopantetheine adenylyltransferase: MKLKFGNVVLGGTFDTLHSGHVKLLATAALIGEKVLIGLTSDAFASTYKQYKVKPFAVRLANLRTLMASIAPEREVTYAEINDPFGPAVSDPRLEAIVASIETAPRALQINDERAKRGLRPMEVVVISTVRDGFGHILSSTYIRRVLEQSKQN, from the coding sequence ATGAAGCTGAAATTCGGCAACGTTGTCCTCGGTGGTACCTTTGACACGCTTCACTCGGGCCACGTCAAGTTGCTAGCCACGGCCGCCCTAATAGGCGAGAAGGTGCTGATCGGGCTTACCAGCGACGCCTTCGCCTCCACGTATAAGCAATACAAAGTCAAGCCCTTCGCTGTGAGGTTGGCGAACCTCCGCACCCTCATGGCCTCTATCGCGCCTGAACGAGAGGTAACCTACGCGGAGATCAACGACCCCTTCGGGCCAGCGGTCTCAGACCCAAGGTTGGAGGCCATAGTGGCGAGTATAGAAACAGCCCCGCGGGCCCTCCAGATAAATGACGAGAGGGCGAAGAGGGGGCTAAGGCCGATGGAGGTGGTTGTAATTTCGACAGTGAGAGACGGCTTCGGCCACATCCTCTCGTCCACGTACATCAGGAGGGTCTTAGAGCAGTCTAAGCAGAACTAG